The stretch of DNA tgaatctggactcaggggcgttcacggcccgtctctcggcaccgcgcgtgaacgcgctctcgttctgcctggcgcgcttccgcctacacagttcggtgcggtttgcgttatgcctcaggcttttgggtctcatggcgtcggctatttcagtggtaccactcggccgtctacacatgagagattctcaacgctgggtggcttctctgggtctctctccagtacgccacagagcgcgcagggtgacggtctctgcagcgtgcgtcacggcgctccgctgttggcgtcacccctccctcttggcacagggggtgcctttggggttggttctcgtgaggaaagtggtcacgacagatgcgagcctgtcaggttggggggggctcctggagggtcgctctgtcaggggtgtgtggagcagagagctctgggggacacacataaattatctggaactcctcacggtctttctagccctgaggcgcttcctgccttttctctctggccatcatgtcctagtgagaacagacaacaccttgactgtggcttatataaaccaccagggggggctgcgctccgtgcggttacacacgctggcacgcagactgatcctatggtgcagcaggcatctcctctcaatcagagccacccatgtcccgggtgttctgaatcggggggcgtatctgttgtccagagggacacccctgtacggggattggagcctgcatctagcagtgttggaacagatttggatccggttcggcacagccgtagtggatctttttgcctccaaggagaatgctcactgtcctctgcgcgaccgagacgctccactcggcgtggacgcgctggcgcacgactggccacggggactgctttacgcttttcccccagtggccctgataccacccaccttgctgagggtacgaacccagctccacactctcattctggtggccccatactggccagctatgcattgggtggcggacattttccagctcctggagggccaaccttggaaacttccgcttcgcagggacctggtgtcccaagcgggaggctcgatcttccaccttcatccagaacggctggccctgtgggcctggcccctgaggggtgcgggctagtgtcagcagagctgccccaggcggtcattcgaaccattcagaatgctagggccccctccactaggtccctatatgactgtaaatggagggtgtttgaagcctggtgtcagggcagggaggtctcacccttccaatgcccggtgaacgtcattctgtctttcctgcaagacttgttggatgggaagaaggctttctccaccattaaagtgtacctagcagccatttccgcccgacacttgggttttgggaagaaactggcaggtcaacaccccctggtgtgtagcttcatgaggggcgcgcgcaggcttctccctgtgtctcgacccctggtgccctcatgggatctgtccttggtgctgtcggccctctccgggcctccatttgaacctatggacggcctggaccttaagatcctgtctcttaaggtggtgctactcctggctttggtatctgcaaagcgagttagtgacttacaggctctctctgtgcacccatcctgcacccagtttgcacccggtgacatgaaggtgtccctgaagcccaaccctgcctttgtgcctaaggtggtgggctccttttctcctattatcctcacagctttctacccgccacccttctcctctcctgaggaggagcggtggcacaagctgtgtccgattcgcgcgctcaaggagtatgtgaatcggacggagaaccttcgcaggggggaccagctttttgtgtcatggggtgggcctcgtaaggggaaacccgtcacaaagcagaggctttcccactggattgtggaggctatttctatggcttactcctgtcagggcattcaggctcctgttgggctcagggcccattctactaggggcctgtctgcttcttgggccctttttcgggggctgtcaatccaggagatttgtgctgcagcaagttgggcttctccacttgcatttgcacgcttctataagcttgatgtttcggtccctgcaatgactcacacgattctgagtgtggggtctttggcgggccaagacgtatccctgtaggttggtgatcgctggataagctgtctggcaatacgggagtctccatatcccatagtgagacatcgaaacgaatgttaagaaagagaactttaggttactgtcgtaaccccggttctctgagtaacatgagtgagatgtctcaccagacaacccttcttgctgggcgaagcgagaagaggtgtttatcttgaatagtgcttacgttgggacgcttgctacttatagtagcagggggacgcgtacgtcacggtcactggccaatcaggattggcgtattgagataagtgcttctgaggaatccgcggaggggcgtatcccatagtgagacatctcactcatgttactcagagaaccggggttacgacagtaacctaaagtttttaaGAACAGCAATTTTAAAGCAGCAGTATTTCTTTCCCATTCACTCCGCCTCACCCacaactcttccaattttacatTCACTACTCATAGGGCGACTgatatttcctactgagttacaaccaatcagcacgagTTAACTACTAGTCACACTCAGTGACTCTACCAGACTATTTCCGAGTACATACcccagtagggctgctcgattatggcaaaaacaatgatcacgatttttgtgactgaaattgagatcacgattatttaggacgatttttcaattaatgttgatttatttgtttttattcagtcaaacaattgctcagggcacaatcaggacaaaaatagataagaaacaagatgatcactaaaataactgctgattcccagtataaaaagaccaatatacttgtagctcatagtttatgacccaagggctatagaccttggtttaactcatttaagtctaaccagtacagacccaaataccaatatcttgcaaatactgacagcaagaattatactgtggcatttataacaaatacatgcaaattgatgttcacaaaatgttgcataatatttattgagtcatgtcaatgtgctgtagcagagtgcactagcaccgtgtcctcagagagattagttattatttatcagcgtgaggaagttatttctaccttatttataaactatttatttacaagtccatcagttaatgtaataattgtcccaaccacagctgcaccccccccaccccccaacccggtctcagcaatcagggacaagctgcacgtgtgtttagcgtgcagcacgcgcacatttaaccgtttttatcggctcaggagtccgcaggtacggtgtgtgtgtgtcactcactctggttaatccaacaagaagccggctctgagagccgtttctgtagcgaccgacacatcactacatcattccctttcctaatgtcctgaagaacggtccggagcgcaggcggagtgtttagctaacctgcaggaaatgtcgacgacagttatccagaaagtagctaagggttacctgaGATGTTTCTGAAGTGTTCGCCAGGTACAttttagatttaaaaagtcaagaagggggtctgaaacgcTGTtgaaaatagcgtcaaagtcgctaagctggcaacactgtgggaggagtgcttcatttgcaactcagggcagcgcaagtgggaggagcaaataatcggcctgTTTTTTCATaattgttcaaaactcagatcgtaattgtgattaaaattcgattaattgagcagccctataccCCAGTTCAGATATTCCCTGAAATAGCCTGGGAAAATTGTCCTTTGGGCTGGTCCGGTGAAATAGAAATCTGCAAAGGTCCGGTAAAATCTCCCAGAATGTCAGATGGTGGAAACAGGCCTAATAATGACATCATAATCCCCAAATAAATACGTTTAATTCCCTTCAACATGAAGATACTAGACTATAAATCTgggttttctcttttttttttggtgTTCATAATCTTAtggtgaactacagtaatccttaGTTGAATTCTCCCAGAGCCTGCATAGGTACTCCCACTCCTAACCAGTGATTTCCCACAACTATCACACCAAGTCTCTGCAGCCTACGGAGGTGCAAGTTCTTCAGAGCTTTAACAGTACGAGGAGGTGGAAAGAGCAACAGCTTATCCAGCCACAGAGGGTAGGAGGTGAAAGAGTGAAGCTGAAAGAACCTCATTAAATTGGCCGTTTTTCTACTTCTCCCAACTACAACTCCACTGGACTCTAGTTAAAACGGTTTAATTAGTAAAGACATATTTCCCCCTGTACTTGGGTGGATTTAACCACCAAGCATCAACCAACAGATAACaaaagcttgtttttttttttaacttttgctTTAGATTCATGACATATTTTATCTCATCActtgaaagaaaatgaaaaaagatTTTCTAAGTTAATTTTGAGTCAACAAACATGATTGGTAAAACTAGACCCATCACAATGTTGACATTGACAAACCATGTTGACCCACCCCCTTCTGCAGCCTCTTCATCAGGAAGTCAGAGCCACCAGGTTTCTGGCCCAGGCCGGGGTACTTCGCTTTCAGCTTGATCTCCTCTGCTTTCATCGGGTTTGCATTTTTCTCCTGGGAGTCCTGTAGAGAGAGAAACAAAAATCGGGGTTCAAACACTCTTGTTGCACAAGAAACGATGACTAGACAAAAGGTTTCGTATGACTAGAAAAGCAGGTAATGCCAAAACCATTTGTCTTTACAATCTGCCCACATTTTGAACACATCTACAAAAAAAAACTATTCCAGGAGCACAGGACAATGTCACTTAAGTCACTCCAATCGAGTGTCCCCTCCGGGACAGGGGATCATTGGGTAAGGTTGATGCTTTATCCCTTGCGGTCCAGGTGGTAAGGGTGAGGATGTGCTCacccctaaaaaaaaaaaaaaaacttggggtagggctgggcaatatggacgACGACCAATCAGCCAATGAACAACAatcgatgtcagtcaatgggtcaGTCCACCACATACCACTGAAGAAAAGCAAATACAtcccttttctaaataaatgacttaagtacctctatctgctcatgtctcaaagaaaaactAGTCTAAATCGACCAAACTTGATGCCTAAGCTGTTTTAAATGAGCATCATTCCCAagctgacgccatctttgttAATTTTCTCTTTTGCACCTCTAGTGTTAAACCCCCCCAAACAATGGAGAGTGCTGCGATTAGCCCGACACAAAATAGCTCACACCGATGCCACTCCTGAGGGTAtaaaggagtgtggctagatcgaCCTGCAGGTCTACATTTCTAAGCTAGCAAGTGTCAATAAATCATGTGGTTTGAGTAACTGGTTAAAGCTACATATATTTTCCCGCATGAAAGTTCTTCCAAGTGATGCGTGAGAAAAAAAAAGACTTCTTCACAAACAATCACGGTCTAAAAGTGAGGCCTGAGTCAACTTAATAAATATGTAGACATAAAATGTATTCAGTAACTGTGTTTGTAAAGATTTAGGCAGATTTTGGAGAACACATTTCTACTTTTCAAAATGTGGTCACAAATATTAAAATGTCTTTCACTAAATAAATATCCAAAACTTATTTGTTGATTCTGTTCTTTTACATATGTTTGAAATTTTTTTTGCAGTTTCTtaattaaatttgtgtttcttactacctaaatgtttttgaataatGTAACGGAACTTCTGTAAGTTGTACATCCAGCAAGTCATCTAGGAGGTCGACAGGTGGAAAACCCCAGAGCCGGCCAAAAGAAAAACATGGAAACCTGGAAAAATATGGCGGAGACCAGATATTCAAGAAAGTCAGCTTTTCAAACCTGCACCAAATATTAAGTTTTAAAAACCAGGACTGCATACCAATAATCACAGATTTCCTTAAGTTCctgttttaaaaattaaatacgttGATTAGCCaaatttaaaaacatttctttaaaaaaaacattaaaaataataaaagtcaaagTTGCATGAATGTTTCATTACTTTAGTGACACTTATAACTTTGTAACATCTCCTTGTGTACCTCAGTGCTTGCaatgggaaaaaaaaacaagcGTAATACCGGTAAGTATAAAATAAGTTGCAAAACTTCTAGATGCCAAAATATAAATTACCAATTTGAAAAAAAAAGGTTGGATCTGCACCATCAAAATGACGTAGTTGCAGAGATGCTGCAATTTGTAGTCACTGTCAGGAAAACATCTGGAATTCTCAGGAATAACATCTTGTGCCCCCTTTTTTAAATAAAGTATTTACAATTTTTAAATAGCAGCATGTTTAATGTCTGCATTTAGAGACTGCAAGACGCCCCAAGCCGATTCTTAGAACCCACAGTACAGACAAGAGAGGCCTGAGCTGCTCTAGACTTCCCAGCCAATAACATAGGGAAGGGGACAAAACAAGTGACACACAAAGGTTCGGTCCAACGAATCAAATGACATCTAAGCAACCGTTTTTCCCCACTACACACGTCAAAACCTATGATTAATTATACACGTCTTTTTGGAGACGCGTTATGCCTCTTTGCTATTCTCTCAGCATCTCGAAAACACTTCAGTTGTGCTATTTGATATTAGCCACTTCTTAGCATGTTTTGCGGTTAGCAGCCAAGGATCCCACCTGTTTTTCATCCTCGTAGTCCACCTGTGTGTCCGAGTCGAGATTTTCTGATGACATGGTGTGGTGGACAAGCAGCTGTCCAGCTCGAAGACAACTTAAAGAGCCGATTAAACGAGTTACCGTTTCACAAAACTGCACTGGACCTAATCCTGATTTTCTTAACACGACTGCTCCCCAACAAAAATGGCGTAACGAGATGTGACGTCTTCCTTGGAGGGAGTCAGTCTATTTGTAATTGACATGTGCTTTGACCAATGAGCGCAATCATTTCCTTCCTTTAGCCAATGAGAAACAGCTAACTAGGCCGTGCTGCGTGATTGACAGCTGTTAAACCCAATGAATTTCGGGTAATGCGGGACCGCGCTACACTGCAACGAAAGTAAGTACACGAACAACACAAATTATTAAATTGTTGGACGTTTTACTGTAAAATTACGTTATTCCAAATTCGTAAATgagcaaaataaaaaatataatgtaCTATAAGTAGTAGATGTTATTGTTTTGCCTTGCGCCTAAAAGTGGCTCTCTGGTTTCAGCGATTGGCTTCTTGCTAGTGACCGTTACTCCCGCTAATCAagtaaatggcaaaaaaaaaaaagacgttttTACACGCAATAATTATagcaaagtgtttttttttatttagctcacCCGGTCCATCTTGTAAACATTATCCCCGTGTTGGttataaattaactttaaatttgTCCAAAATCGTTGCCAACAGCCGAGATGTATTAAATTAGCTAGCTTAGCTAGCACACAAAATAGCAACTTGCAAATTAGCAAGGTCAATTACTAGATTTAAACTATTGATCCAGCGTACTTCCCCACATAAATacattgtttttatgtttttgcaggttttgtgtttttcatcatctaccaaggCCATGGCATGCACTCAGCAAGTGAAGTCATCACAGGTAAAAATACTGAATAATATATTTAAtacatgataaatgacctgcacgtgtatagcgcctctcagagtaagaccaccaaagcgctttacactacagtgtatcattcatccattcacacacacattcacacactgatggtgatgagctacgatgtagccacagctgccctggggcgcactgacagaggcgaggctgatgagcacaggcgccaccggtccctccgatcaccaccagcaggcaaggtgggctaaatgtcttgcccaaggtcacaacagcagaattctctgtccggagccgggattgaacctgcaaccttccgattactggacaacccgctcaatcttttgagctactgctgccccaatataataattataatgaaaTTCATAATGAATTTGTTCGTGGTCCTAACACACCTAGGCTCACAGCAAAGTTAGATGTATGAATCGCATTTTAGATTTACATGTATGtgaatgtttttcatttagaGAGGATTATTTAAAGTAGATCATCTCAAAATGCATGGAATGATTAATATCAAATTAACCATTTTGGCCTCAAGGTTAAGACAAATCAAGAGATATTTCACAGATAATTTGTTATGAATTGTAGTTGTCCATCACACCAGTGCATCCAGAAAGTATTCACATAGCAtcactttttcacattttatgtTGCAGCCTTATTCCATAATGGAAAATAAAACCTCCAAATTTTACAACCAACATCCCATAATGACAGCATGAACAAgatatctttggtgtgttcttactgtgtttagtttctaattccatttttggttatttttaaaacacaggaaagggttttctttaccttgctaacgttttgttggccgactgcaaaacatcctcagagctgacacggatggtggcgtcacttcctactccgttttacccgtgggcagcagaggacgttgtcgccctcagctgcccgctctcccctcttcgATGATGCagccccatgcacgatccaatgtgtaggctccatcatctctgttcatggtcccacatccgcatctccttatctctatagcttcttttatccatcttttgttcttgttgttcggagtttatgatccttgtgttgtcccagtccattgcatggttttctcttgtgcagtgatctgttacgactgacttctttattgtactttctgcttcttgttttgctgctcttgtgtgtcttcgacttgtttctttctcgcactcctttctatgttctattgtttgtgtgttgatttggcgtccggtttctcctatgtatgttttattgcagagtttgcatgggatttcgtaaacaactccacatttaagtccagctggtatcttgcttttgggtgtactagtctgcttctaactgttgtgtatggttttgttggtgtgtttctcTTGTGTTTTTTCATGAGTTGGTCTAAATTCCAGATTACTAATCCTATTTCTTAAGGCTaattttctcagttaactatgtcctGCAGCAGTTTAGTAAAAAGTTCACAACTCTGACATTTCACTAGCTCAACTGATTGTTGCCAACAATCTTTTTCCATGACCTTACTGCAGCAAACACTCTCCACTGGGTGGGACCAGAGGAGAGAGTCTCTTTGAGCCTCTGTTTGTAAATCCAGGATGACCACAGTCAGTGATTaaaatgttagcacacatgctcctcccCTTTGTCCTTGTTTCATCTGAAGCCGGGCAAACAAGTGTCTGTCCCGTAAGTCCGCAGCAGTGCAGAGACCGACCCATACCCTCTTTATgccaccatcacctaatcttttatgaaAAGGACATGATTATGTCACATTACTGCCACTACTGACACCTTATAA from Nothobranchius furzeri strain GRZ-AD chromosome 5, NfurGRZ-RIMD1, whole genome shotgun sequence encodes:
- the ensab gene encoding endosulfine alpha b yields the protein MSSENLDSDTQVDYEDEKQDSQEKNANPMKAEEIKLKAKYPGLGQKPGGSDFLMKRLQKGQKYFDSGDYNMAKAKMKNKQLPVAGPDKNLVTGDHIPTPQDLPQRKSSLVTSKLAG